One segment of Parvularcula sp. IMCC14364 DNA contains the following:
- a CDS encoding class I adenylate-forming enzyme family protein — protein MTDIAPLKTEEIQATVEKLLAEDPMFGCQPGTIRGVDYERVFNMSAMSLRDILAAKSQEFADQEFMVYQDKRYRFRDVWAKGCQFANALIDQYDVKPGDRIAIAMRNYPEWCIAYLGIIAAGGTVLPLNAWWQAEELCYALTDSGAKIVVGDAKRISYLHLHKAEMGLTLISAVEESDLADASFEALTQNASTEMPPVVIDPESDFCILYTSGSTGKPKGVLLTHRGVVSAVLSWSLLLNVIETLRPDANVRPENPAMLVTLPLFHVTASHSSFLLSYLGGRKIVFMYRWDVQDALKLIDEENITNLLMVPTQSHEIVEAASPEQLSGLRDIATGGAKRPAHHVMEMKDKFPSINSSSGYGLTETNALGCINALTDYQARPDSTGRAVPPVTQVSIFDEDMNELPVGEVGEICIKSPANFRGYLGMEEETNRVLTKDGWFKTGDLGKLDEDGFVYIVDRLKELIIRGGENISCLEVENEIYKYDGVMEATVFGIENEKMGEIVGAVVYPGESTIDAGELHSFLKGNIAGFKVPERIWISPQQLPRGGTGKIDKRATREFAVQFPAHYSA, from the coding sequence ATGACAGACATTGCGCCGCTGAAGACGGAAGAGATTCAGGCCACGGTCGAGAAACTCCTGGCAGAGGACCCGATGTTCGGCTGTCAGCCGGGCACTATTCGCGGCGTTGACTATGAGCGCGTTTTCAATATGTCTGCCATGTCCCTGCGGGATATTCTGGCGGCGAAGTCGCAGGAATTCGCCGATCAGGAATTTATGGTGTATCAGGACAAGCGCTACAGGTTCCGGGATGTCTGGGCCAAGGGGTGCCAGTTCGCCAATGCGCTGATCGACCAGTATGACGTGAAGCCGGGTGACCGGATTGCCATTGCCATGCGCAATTACCCGGAATGGTGCATCGCCTATCTCGGCATTATTGCGGCGGGCGGCACCGTTTTACCCCTCAATGCCTGGTGGCAGGCAGAAGAGCTTTGCTATGCCCTTACAGACAGCGGCGCGAAGATTGTCGTCGGCGATGCCAAGCGCATCAGCTATCTGCATCTGCATAAGGCGGAAATGGGCCTGACACTGATTTCTGCGGTGGAAGAGAGCGATCTTGCGGATGCCAGTTTCGAGGCCCTGACGCAAAACGCCTCGACAGAAATGCCGCCGGTGGTTATCGACCCGGAAAGTGATTTCTGCATTCTGTATACATCCGGCTCGACCGGCAAGCCCAAGGGCGTGTTGCTGACCCATCGCGGTGTTGTCAGTGCTGTTCTTTCCTGGTCATTGTTGCTGAATGTGATTGAAACCCTGCGCCCTGACGCCAATGTGCGCCCTGAGAACCCGGCCATGTTGGTGACCCTGCCGCTGTTCCATGTGACCGCCTCCCATTCATCGTTCCTGCTCTCTTACCTCGGTGGACGGAAGATCGTGTTCATGTATCGCTGGGATGTGCAGGACGCGCTGAAACTGATTGATGAGGAGAACATCACGAACCTGTTGATGGTGCCCACGCAGTCACACGAGATTGTCGAGGCGGCATCGCCAGAACAGCTCTCCGGGTTGCGCGATATTGCGACCGGCGGGGCAAAACGGCCCGCGCATCATGTGATGGAGATGAAAGACAAGTTTCCGTCGATCAACTCGTCTTCGGGCTATGGCCTGACCGAGACGAATGCGCTTGGCTGTATCAATGCGTTGACGGATTATCAGGCAAGGCCGGATTCCACGGGGCGCGCTGTGCCGCCGGTAACGCAGGTTTCGATTTTTGATGAAGATATGAATGAGCTGCCTGTTGGCGAAGTGGGGGAGATCTGTATCAAGAGCCCGGCCAACTTCCGCGGCTATCTCGGCATGGAAGAAGAAACCAACCGGGTGCTGACGAAAGATGGCTGGTTCAAGACGGGCGACCTCGGCAAGCTGGACGAGGACGGATTTGTCTATATCGTGGACCGCCTGAAAGAGCTGATTATCCGGGGCGGCGAGAATATTTCCTGCCTCGAAGTTGAAAACGAAATCTATAAATATGACGGCGTGATGGAGGCAACTGTCTTCGGAATCGAAAATGAGAAGATGGGCGAAATTGTCGGGGCGGTGGTATATCCCGGTGAGAGCACGATTGATGCCGGTGAGTTGCATTCTTTCCTGAAAGGCAACATTGCAGGCTTCAAGGTGCCGGAGCGCATCTGGATTTCCCCGCAACAACTGCCGCGTGGCGGCACCGGCAAAATCGACAAGCGCGCCACGCGCGAGTTCGCGGTGCAATTCCCGGCCCATTATTCTGCTTAA
- a CDS encoding GFA family protein codes for MATGACNCGLVAFEVSEEVTDVYVCHCSICRRSTGADGIAVVLVPNTAFRWIRGENMIATWRKPNAQWQTWFCRTCGARVPGTNDEGRMFVPAGAISQGGEGLRVVHHLHVGSKAPWQVIGDAGKQHMEGFEG; via the coding sequence ATGGCAACAGGGGCCTGTAACTGCGGGTTGGTGGCCTTTGAAGTATCTGAAGAGGTGACAGATGTTTATGTCTGTCACTGTTCGATCTGCCGTCGCTCCACGGGGGCTGACGGGATTGCTGTTGTGCTGGTGCCCAACACCGCCTTCCGCTGGATACGTGGTGAAAACATGATTGCCACCTGGCGCAAGCCGAATGCGCAATGGCAGACCTGGTTCTGCCGGACCTGCGGGGCGCGCGTGCCGGGGACCAATGACGAGGGCCGCATGTTTGTGCCGGCAGGCGCCATCTCGCAGGGTGGTGAGGGGTTGCGCGTTGTGCATCATCTCCATGTGGGATCGAAAGCGCCGTGGCAGGTGATCGGTGATGCGGGCAAGCAGCATATGGAGGGTTTTGAAGGCTAG